The Arachis hypogaea cultivar Tifrunner chromosome 14, arahy.Tifrunner.gnm2.J5K5, whole genome shotgun sequence genome has a segment encoding these proteins:
- the LOC112741153 gene encoding uncharacterized protein produces MAEKVENHSHRTLWWCNLMLNWRVGLLTAFVFVGMVVVWSFDGYTVRNIIEAWRYHQDSLSLRSHSHGNSTFIPQFSLNQKNQTNVSNFDSYDNHVNITHSVSVELVCARNFSCVSEKLDKNGSSETPVVNQVQLGHYSSWISSELEPNLTSNLLARWLAPGGEPCRDSKTVGISVPGLDGGKNVIELSAGDVHEFVFRALDDSGKPRCLGGDYFETDLSGESWKSRPLVKDFNNGSYTISLQVHPDFEGLYNLTIILLYRHFEGLKFTPWRFVYDRVVLRVAIRFYNSSSQLPELETCKASDFDRDVWCGRWTRLGKNDDCQISNDGRYRCLAPNFPCKAPWCDGSLGILESNGWVYSTHCAFKMYSSESAWNCIKNRWIFFWGDSNHVDTIRNMLNFVLDLPEIHTVPRRFDMNFSNPKDPSQKVRITSIFNGHWNETQNYLGLDSLRDEGFRRLVRKYFSEDTIPDTLILNSGLHDGVHWRNIRAFSAGADYAASFWADVVNKVSHRGLVPPRLFYRSTVATGGYARSLAFNPNKMEVFNGVFLEKLKEAGIVTGVIDNFDMTYPWHFDNRCNDGVHYGRAPLKMKWRDGQMGHLYFVDLVLVHVLLNAICAR; encoded by the coding sequence ATGGCGGAAAAAGTGGAGAATCATAGTCATAGAACACTGTGGTGGTGCAATCTAATGCTGAATTGGCGGGTTGGTTTGCTCACTgcttttgtttttgttggaaTGGTTGTGGTTTGGAGTTTTGATGGCTACACTGTTAGGAACATCATTGAAGCTTGGAGGTACCATCAAGATTCTCTCTCTCTAAGGTCTCATTCCCATGGAAACTCCACTTTTATCCCCCAATTTAGTCTCAATCAAAAGAACCAAACCAATGTTAGCAACTTTGATTCCTATGATAATCATGTTAACATCACACACTCTGTGTCGGTGGAACTAGTTTGTGCTAGGAACTTTAGCTGTGTAtctgaaaagcttgataaaaatgGAAGTTCTGAAACCCCAGTGGTGAACCAAGTTCAATTAGGGCATTATTCAAGTTGGATTTCAAGTGAATTGGAGCCAAATTTGACTTCAAATCTTTTAGCTAGATGGTTAGCTCCTGGAGGGGAACCTTGTAGAGATTCTAAGACGGTGGGGATTTCGGTTCCTGGTTTGGATGGTGGGAAGAATGTGATAGAGCTATCAGCTGGAGATGTGCATGAATTCGTTTTTCGAGCATTGGATGATTCTGGGAAGCCTCGCTGTTTAGGTGGGGATTACTTTGAGACTGATCTTTCAGGGGAATCATGGAAATCTAGGCCTTTGGTGAAGGATTTCAACAATGGTTCTTATACAATTTCACTTCAGGTTCATCCTGATTTCGAAGGGCTATACAATCTCACTATAATTCTGCTTTATAGACACTTTGAAGGTCTGAAATTCACTCCATGGAGATTTGTCTATGACCGCGTGGTTCTCAGAGTTGCAATTAGATTCTACAACAGCAGTTCTCAGTTACCAGAACTAGAGACTTGCAAAGCTTCCGATTTTGATAGGGATGTTTGGTGTGGAAGGTGGACAAGGCTTGGCAAGAATGATGATTGCCAAATCAGTAATGATGGTAGATATAGATGCTTAGCACCAAATTTTCCATGCAAAGCTCCATGGTGTGATGGTTCATTGGGGATTCTAGAGAGCAATGGTTGGGTTTACTCGACACACTGCGCATTCAAGATGTATTCATCCGAGTCTGCTTGGAATTGCATAAAGAATCGGTGGATTTTCTTCTGGGGTGATTCAAATCATGTTGACACGATAAGAAATATGCTCAATTTTGTTCTGGATTTGCCTGAAATACATACTGTCCCTAGAAGATTTGATATGAATTTTTCGAACCCAAAAGATCCATCTCAAAAAGTTAGGATTACAAGCATTTTCAATGGTCACTGGAATGAAACACAGAACTATCTTGGATTGGATTCTCTAAGGGATGAAGGATTTCGAAGATTGGTGAGGAAGTACTTCTCAGAAGACACAATCCCAGACACTCTGATCCTCAACTCTGGCTTGCACGATGGCGTCCACTGGCGTAACATCAGAGCATTTTCTGCTGGTGCAGACTATGCAGCATCATTCTGGGCTGATGTTGTGAACAAAGTGAGCCATCGGGGGCTGGTGCCGCCGAGGCTCTTTTACCGGAGCACAGTGGCAACTGGCGGATATGCAAGATCACTAGCATTCAATCCTAACAAGATGGAGGTGTTCAACGGGGTATTCCTAGAGAAATTGAAAGAAGCAGGCATTGTTACTGGCGTGATTGATAACTTTGATATGACATATCCATGGCATTTTGATAATCGTTGCAACGATGGAGTTCACTATGGAAGGGCTCCTTTGAAGATGAAATGGCGAGATGGTCAAATGGGTCATCTGTATTTTGTAGACCTCGTGTTAGTTCATGTTCTGCTCAATGCAATATGTGCAAGGTAG
- the LOC112741154 gene encoding uncharacterized protein, with protein sequence MAFSWPAALRISLFLLLIAAVVTACFTLPIEKMMKDFLLWVERDLGPWGPVVLAVAYIPLTVLAVPASVLTLGGGYLFGLPIGFIADSIGATVGAGAAFLLGRTIGRSFVVSKLKDYPQFRSVAIAIQRSGFKIVLLLRLVPLLPFNMLNYLLSVTPVSLGEYMLASWLGMMPITLALVYVGTTLKDLSDVTHGWGEFSKTRWAFIICGLLISVVLMICVTRVAKAALDKALAENEEIDGIAASPVLPVVAEPSTDLNQPLIIKVEDSAEDDHEK encoded by the exons ATGGCCTTCTCATGGCCCGCCGCCCTCCGTATctccctcttcctcctcctcatcgccGCCGTTGTCACCGCCTGCTTCACTCTCCCCATCGAAAAG ATGATGAAGGACTTTTTGCTATGGGTTGAGCGTGATCTTGGGCCCTGGGGACCTGTTGTACT GGCTGTTGCTTACATTCCTTTGACAGTCTTGGCAGTTCCAGCTTCAGTGCTCACT CTTGGCGGTGGATATCTTTTTGGGCTTCCAATAGGCTTTATTGCTGACTCTATCGGTGCAACTGTGGGTGCAGGAGCTGCATTCCTTCTTGGTAGAACA ATTGGGAGATCATTTGTTGTTTCTAAGTTGAAGGATTATCCACAGTTCAGATCAGTGGCAATTGCAATTCAGAGATCTGGCTTTAAG ATTGTATTGCTACTTAGGCTTGTTCCTTTGCTGCCATTTAATATGCTGAATTATCTCCTGTCGGTGACTCCTGTTTCATTAGGGGAGTACATGCTGGCTTCCTGGCTAGGAATGATG CCAATAACACTGGCACTAGTCTATGTTGGAACAACTTTGAAAGATCTTTCTGACGTGACACACGGATGGGGTGAATTCTCCAAGACCCGTTGG GCTTTTATCATTTGTGGCCTCCTGATATCCG TGGTTCTGATGATATGTGTTACTAGAGTTGCCAAGGCTGCTTTAGACAAAGCCTTAGCCGAAAATGAAGAGATTGATGGCATCGCAGCCTCGCCGGTATTACCAGTTGTAGCTGAACCATCCACAGATCTCAACCAACCTCTGATAATTAAGGTAGAAGATTCTGCAGAAGACGACCATGAAAAGTAA
- the LOC112741155 gene encoding uncharacterized protein: MTKKDLVSFMGKVRGFSLRSLGGCFDSCCDRTQGYGLGTRIWNLSDRPVELQIRVGSILKKVHTLKPGSSKRVESKRIYKAYMPGKSGGNGGGLKSLLYYYDETSHPYIWIHDIGGDSMRMVKQQYISLEDLRESSEIRVFRDQQKGFISVRKQNRPDFC; the protein is encoded by the coding sequence ATGACCAAGAAGGACTTAGTGTCCTTCATGGGGAAAGTGAGAGGTTTCAGCCTTCGATCTCTCGGTGGTTGCTTCGATAGCTGCTGCGACCGGACTCAAGGCTATGGATTAGGGACAAGGATATGGAATTTAAGTGACCGGCCGGTGGAGCTGCAAATAAGGGTGGGATCAATATTGAAGAAGGTTCATACTTTGAAGCCGGGTTCATCAAAGAGGGTGGAAAGTAAGCGAATATATAAGGCTTATATGCCGGGTAAGAGTGGCGGCAATGGAGGTGGATTGAAGAGCTTGCTCTATTACTATGATGAAACTTCCCACCCTTATATTTGGATTCATGACATAGGTGGTGATTCCATGAGGATGGTTAAGCAGCAGTATATTAGCCTTGAGGATTTGAGAGAATCTtctgagatcagagtcttcaggGATCAGCAAAAGGGTTTCATATCGGTTCGAAAGCAAAACCGGCCAGATTTCTGCTGA
- the LOC112741156 gene encoding uncharacterized protein has product MFSLFYGLWKYLFSKMELHVLILGIDKAGKTTLLERMKSVYSNIESLPPDRIVPTVGLNIGRIEVANRKLVFWDLGGQPGLRSIWEKYYEEAHAVVFVVDAACPSKFEDAKSALEKVLRHEDLQGAPLLILANKQDLPQAVSADELARCLDLKKLEERVHMFEAVSAYDGIGIRESAEWLVEVMEKSKRTEMLRARAGAMGQGPA; this is encoded by the exons ATGTTTTCACTGTTTTATGGTCTTTGGAAGTATCTGTTCAGTAAGATGGAGCTTCACGTACTCATTCTGGGGATTGACAAGGCTGGGAAAACA ACTTTGCTGGAGAGGATGAAGTCAGTGTACTCAAACATAGAAAGCCTTCCTCCTGATCGAATCGTTCCAACTGTGGGGTTGAATATCGGTCGTATTGAAGTTGCAAATAGGAAACTTGTGTTCTGGGACTTGGGAGGTCAG CCTGGTCTTCGCTCAATCTGGGAGAAATATTATGAAGAGGCGCATGCTGTGGTCTTTGTTGTAGATGCTGCCTGTCCCTCAAAATTTGAAGATGCTAAGTCTGCACTTG AGAAGGTGCTTCGGCACGAGGATCTACAGGGAGCCCCTCTTTTGATATTAGCTAACAAACAG GATCTTCCGCAAGCAGTATCAGCCGACGAACTTGCACGTTGTCTAGATTTAAAGAAGCTGGAAGAAAGAGTTCACATGTTTGAAGCTGTGTCAGCCTATGATGG GATTGGAATTAGGGAAAGTGCAGAATGGTTGGTtgaagtgatggagaagagtaaGAGGACCGAAATGTTGAGAGCGCGGGCAGGTGCAATGGGTCAGGGTCCTGCCTAA